In Paraburkholderia bryophila, a single genomic region encodes these proteins:
- a CDS encoding GNAT family N-acetyltransferase codes for MALKSIRRATADDVPILTQIRNDAHAKKVAYRDYAWGKDGDGFSENWVRNNVSQKEVYVVELEGTPVATFSLVLDEDKHWGPQEPIAGYIHGLSVRKDFNGRGLGSFVLDWCGDKISALDRRFIRLDCAVHNAKLCAYYESFGFIRVGQYVEPETGGYVWSLYEKAANPLRKRPSARLLITTPKRRVLLFRFAHKSGALAGTAYWATPGGGVEHGETFADAAIRELREETGIRKARISQPVGRRELLLQLPDGEHVFAVEQYFVVDTDTESISRDSWTAEEKEVMVDHQWWSRDELSSTTETVYPEELIQMLDNAGVFGAERPL; via the coding sequence ATGGCCTTGAAAAGCATCCGCCGGGCAACGGCAGATGATGTACCCATACTTACACAGATTCGAAACGATGCGCATGCGAAGAAGGTCGCCTACCGCGACTATGCATGGGGGAAAGACGGGGACGGGTTTTCGGAAAACTGGGTACGAAACAATGTGTCTCAAAAGGAAGTGTATGTAGTTGAACTGGAAGGCACCCCAGTCGCAACGTTTTCGCTCGTTCTGGATGAGGACAAGCATTGGGGGCCTCAAGAACCGATCGCCGGTTATATCCATGGTCTTTCTGTGCGGAAGGACTTTAACGGACGTGGACTTGGCAGCTTTGTGCTTGATTGGTGCGGTGACAAAATTAGCGCCTTGGATCGGCGTTTTATTCGACTCGACTGCGCCGTCCACAACGCAAAGCTGTGTGCCTATTACGAGTCGTTTGGATTCATCCGCGTAGGGCAATACGTCGAGCCAGAGACCGGTGGCTATGTATGGTCACTCTACGAGAAAGCGGCGAATCCGTTGCGCAAGCGGCCATCGGCCAGGCTTTTAATAACCACTCCAAAGCGGCGCGTGTTGTTATTCCGTTTCGCCCACAAATCTGGCGCCCTCGCTGGGACGGCCTATTGGGCAACGCCGGGCGGCGGTGTCGAGCATGGCGAGACGTTTGCAGACGCGGCGATACGCGAGCTCCGCGAAGAAACAGGCATTCGCAAGGCGCGGATATCACAGCCAGTGGGACGACGCGAACTGCTCTTGCAGTTGCCGGACGGCGAGCACGTGTTCGCCGTCGAGCAGTATTTCGTCGTCGATACCGACACGGAATCCATTTCACGCGACAGTTGGACCGCCGAAGAGAAGGAAGTGATGGTGGATCATCAATGGTGGAGCCGGGACGAACTGTCCAGCACCACCGAGACTGTCTACCCTGAAGAGCTAATTCAGATGCTCGATAACGCCGGAGTTTTCGGCGCTGAACGTCCGCTATGA